A region of Ictalurus furcatus strain D&B chromosome 1, Billie_1.0, whole genome shotgun sequence DNA encodes the following proteins:
- the LOC128616508 gene encoding transmembrane protein 100-like has protein sequence MEPVLDFSSLPHPTPTVTYDPKSETVTFPSGVVSVAGITVITGGTELSCSSCMLAFGFWGTLVGVSALCVGLREYFLLNESNISSLLALGLAILFISLGIIVGVFGVRFIMKKTGMMIKETEEGKVVLVGEGRQSVIKTITV, from the coding sequence ATGGAACCAGTCCTTGAtttctcctccctccctcacccGACCCCCACAGTGACATATGACCCTAAGTCTGAAACCGTGACTTTCCCAAGTGGGGTGGTCTCTGTTGCAGGTATCACTGTGATAACTGGGGGCACTGAGTTGTCCTGCAGCTCCTGTATGTTGGCCTTTGGGTTTTGGGGCACGTTGGTTGGCGTGAGTGCACTGTGTGTGGGACTGAGGGAGTACTTTCTGCTAAATGAGAGCAATATTTCAAGTCTGCTGGCTCTGGGTTTGGCGATCCTGTTTATAAGTCTAGGTATTATAGTTGGAGTATTTGGGGTTCGTTTCATCATGAAGAAGACAGGGATGATGATAAAAGAGACAGAAGAAGGAAAAGTTGTCCTGGTTGGTGAGGGAAGGCAGAGTGtcataaaaacaataactgtCTGA
- the LOC128608661 gene encoding carcinoembryonic antigen-related cell adhesion molecule 1 isoform X2, which produces MEQAVVVTLIITLLTVSCEEGNLLPPGPINKEVGASVLFSTIPSSQQIRGIRWHFNGTEVTKYDRPGPITVHPNYNGRVNLNYTSGDLELKNLTTADSGQYTLTLTFESGLGDRDHILLQVFEPVFSFDITGPEGNLIEYSTVNFTCKGNGTISSTVWMKKYEILAPSSSITFLDDNRTMVISRVQRSDSGDYQCAISNPVSSSTATYSITVNYGPDVKILGAQTFEEGSDILLLCVPDSLPAATITWTVQGMPAKNASLYVIENSRRSNSGEYICTCWNNVTGIRASAVQSVTVRAVSSRLGPGVEAGITVGVIFAVVILVVLIYFLVKHFKKPTDTVRETPVPMIVNQQTTVPTGDKLQGSRPHIYQNNQPSPPPRKPPTLPPSRDTNDSDIYCNTIN; this is translated from the exons ATGGAGCAAGCTGTGGTGGTTACTCTGATCATAACTCTGCTAACAG TGTCCTGTGAAGAGGGGAATCTGTTACCACCAGGACCAATCAATAAGGAAGTAGGAGCAAGTGTGCTTTTTTCCACCATTCCTTCATCTCAACAAATAAGAGGTATCAGATGGCACTTCAATGGCACTGAAGTGACCAAGTATGACCGTCCAGGACCTATCACAGTGCACCCCAATTACAATGGTAGAGTAAATCTGAACTATACTTCAGGAGACCTGGAGTTAAAAAACCTGACCACGGCTGACTCTGGACAGTACACCTTAACCTTAACATTTGAAAGTGGTTTAGGGGATCGAGACCATATTTTGCTGCAGGTGTTTG AGCCAGTGTTTAGTTTTGATATCACCGGCCCTGAGGGCAATCTCATTGAATATAGCACGGTCAACTTCACCTGTAAGGGAAATGGCACCATCAGTTCTACAGTGTGGATGAAGAAATATGAGATTCTAGCTCCTAGCAGCAGCATCACATTCTTGGATGACAacagaacaatggtgatcagtcgGGTGCAGAGATCAGACAGTGGTGATTACCAGTGTGCAATCAGCAACCCTGTCAGCTCTAGCACTGCCACTTACAGCATTACTGTTAACT ATGGTCCAGATGTGAAGATACTGGGTGCACAGACTTTTGAGGAAGGCTCAGATATCCTCCTTCTCTGCGTCCCTGATTCTTTGCCTGCTGCCACTATTACATGGACAGTGCAAGGCATGCCTGCTAAAAATGCATCCCTGTATGTCATAGAGAACAGTAGGCGAAGCAATAGTGGGGAGTATATCTGTACTTGCTGGAACAATGTCACTGGGATCAGAGCCTCTGCAGTTCAATCTGTGACAGTGAGAG cTGTGTCCTCTAGGCTCGGTCCTGGTGTAGAAGCGGGTATTACAGTGGGTGTTATTTTTGCCGTGGTGATTTTGGTTGTGCTCATTTATTTTCTCGTAAAGCACTTTAA aaaACCTACTGACACTGTGAGAGAAACACCTGTACCAA TGATTGTAAATCAGCAGACCACGGTCCCAACTGGGGACAAACTTCAAG GGTCAAGGCCACATATCTATCAAAACAATCAACCATCTCCACCCCCTAGG AAACCACCAACATTGCCACCAAGCAGGGACACAAAT GATTCAGACATATATTGCAACACAATAAACTAA
- the LOC128608661 gene encoding carcinoembryonic antigen-related cell adhesion molecule 1 isoform X1, producing MEQAVVVTLIITLLTVSCEEGNLLPPGPINKEVGASVLFSTIPSSQQIRGIRWHFNGTEVTKYDRPGPITVHPNYNGRVNLNYTSGDLELKNLTTADSGQYTLTLTFESGLGDRDHILLQVFEPVFSFDITGPEGNLIEYSTVNFTCKGNGTISSTVWMKKYEILAPSSSITFLDDNRTMVISRVQRSDSGDYQCAISNPVSSSTATYSITVNYGPDVKILGAQTFEEGSDILLLCVPDSLPAATITWTVQGMPAKNASLYVIENSRRSNSGEYICTCWNNVTGIRASAVQSVTVRAVSSRLGPGVEAGITVGVIFAVVILVVLIYFLVKHFKKPTDTVRETPVPMIVNQQTTVPTGDKLQGSRPHIYQNNQPSPPPRKPPTLPPSRDTNVFHATPAVRRGEMEC from the exons ATGGAGCAAGCTGTGGTGGTTACTCTGATCATAACTCTGCTAACAG TGTCCTGTGAAGAGGGGAATCTGTTACCACCAGGACCAATCAATAAGGAAGTAGGAGCAAGTGTGCTTTTTTCCACCATTCCTTCATCTCAACAAATAAGAGGTATCAGATGGCACTTCAATGGCACTGAAGTGACCAAGTATGACCGTCCAGGACCTATCACAGTGCACCCCAATTACAATGGTAGAGTAAATCTGAACTATACTTCAGGAGACCTGGAGTTAAAAAACCTGACCACGGCTGACTCTGGACAGTACACCTTAACCTTAACATTTGAAAGTGGTTTAGGGGATCGAGACCATATTTTGCTGCAGGTGTTTG AGCCAGTGTTTAGTTTTGATATCACCGGCCCTGAGGGCAATCTCATTGAATATAGCACGGTCAACTTCACCTGTAAGGGAAATGGCACCATCAGTTCTACAGTGTGGATGAAGAAATATGAGATTCTAGCTCCTAGCAGCAGCATCACATTCTTGGATGACAacagaacaatggtgatcagtcgGGTGCAGAGATCAGACAGTGGTGATTACCAGTGTGCAATCAGCAACCCTGTCAGCTCTAGCACTGCCACTTACAGCATTACTGTTAACT ATGGTCCAGATGTGAAGATACTGGGTGCACAGACTTTTGAGGAAGGCTCAGATATCCTCCTTCTCTGCGTCCCTGATTCTTTGCCTGCTGCCACTATTACATGGACAGTGCAAGGCATGCCTGCTAAAAATGCATCCCTGTATGTCATAGAGAACAGTAGGCGAAGCAATAGTGGGGAGTATATCTGTACTTGCTGGAACAATGTCACTGGGATCAGAGCCTCTGCAGTTCAATCTGTGACAGTGAGAG cTGTGTCCTCTAGGCTCGGTCCTGGTGTAGAAGCGGGTATTACAGTGGGTGTTATTTTTGCCGTGGTGATTTTGGTTGTGCTCATTTATTTTCTCGTAAAGCACTTTAA aaaACCTACTGACACTGTGAGAGAAACACCTGTACCAA TGATTGTAAATCAGCAGACCACGGTCCCAACTGGGGACAAACTTCAAG GGTCAAGGCCACATATCTATCAAAACAATCAACCATCTCCACCCCCTAGG AAACCACCAACATTGCCACCAAGCAGGGACACAAAT GTGTTTCACGCCACCCCAGCTGTTAGGAGGGGAGAGATGGAATGCTAA